Proteins encoded within one genomic window of Jiangella mangrovi:
- a CDS encoding ATP-binding cassette domain-containing protein: MSSPVLEIRDLRVVFTGPRRSLRGGRTVVQAVAGVDLDVRAKETLALVGESGSGKSTVARCVLGLVRPQAGTVTYEGRALGPVDKRPAEVQRAIQMVFQDPGSSLNPRMTVGAIIREAWKVHPAVAPEGDRRQALADVLADVGLDAGVAGRRPSALSGGQRQRVSIARALALRPRLLVCDEAVSALDVSVQSQILRLLVDLRRTHDLSVLFITHDLAVVRQIADRVAVMRTGELVECATAEQLFTAPAHPYTRGLLSAAHDLEGTRAGFEHTREQIR; encoded by the coding sequence GTGAGCTCGCCCGTGCTCGAGATCCGCGACCTGAGGGTGGTGTTCACCGGACCCCGCCGGTCGCTGCGCGGCGGCCGGACGGTCGTCCAGGCCGTCGCCGGTGTCGACCTGGACGTCCGGGCCAAGGAGACGCTGGCGCTGGTCGGCGAGTCCGGGTCGGGGAAGTCGACCGTCGCGCGCTGCGTCCTCGGGCTGGTCCGCCCGCAGGCGGGCACCGTCACCTATGAGGGCCGGGCGCTCGGTCCGGTGGACAAGCGGCCGGCCGAGGTGCAGCGCGCCATCCAGATGGTGTTCCAGGATCCCGGCTCGTCGCTCAACCCGCGGATGACCGTCGGCGCGATCATCCGTGAGGCGTGGAAGGTGCATCCCGCGGTCGCGCCGGAGGGCGACCGCCGGCAGGCGCTGGCGGACGTGCTCGCCGACGTCGGCCTCGACGCGGGGGTCGCCGGCCGTCGTCCGTCGGCGCTCTCGGGCGGCCAGCGCCAGCGGGTGAGCATCGCCCGGGCCCTGGCGCTGCGGCCGCGGCTGCTGGTGTGCGACGAGGCGGTGTCGGCCCTGGACGTGTCGGTCCAGTCGCAGATCCTGCGCCTGCTGGTCGACCTGCGGCGCACCCACGACCTGTCGGTCCTCTTCATCACGCACGACCTCGCGGTGGTGCGCCAGATCGCGGACCGGGTGGCGGTGATGAGGACCGGCGAGCTGGTGGAGTGCGCGACCGCCGAGCAGCTGTTCACGGCGCCGGCCCATCCCTACACGCGTGGGCTGCTGAGCGCGGCACACGACCTGGAGGGCACGCGGGCCGGGTTCGAGCACACACGGGAGCAGATCAGGTGA
- a CDS encoding FAD-dependent oxidoreductase, with the protein MRTDILIVGGGVGGVAAALAALRRGRSVIVTEEYDWLGGQLTSQAVPPDEHPWIEQFGCTRSYRAFRDGVRDHYRTWYPLTAAARRRADLNPGLGRVSRLCHEPRAALSVLEAMLAPYRSAGTLRVLTGRRPVAARTDGDRVSAVTVVGRDGAEHTIEAAYVLDATELGDLLPLAGVEHGIGFEAQSETGEPSAPSEAQPLNQQAFSWVFAVEHLEGEDHTIDRPDQYGFWHDYQPDFWPDRLLSLTAPDPRTLEPLTRTFVPHAPAGPVVADQSKDPGDRDLWLFRRILAREQYEPGFAASDVTVVNWPMIDYLPGPLVGVPDNERVEHLEGARQLSLSMLFWLQTEAPRPDGGAGWPGLRLRPDLMGTDDGLAMAPYIRESRRIKARTTVAEQDLSMTVRGDAGAVRYPDSVGIGMYRIDLHPSTGGDTYLDVPSSPFQIPLGALLPIRVENLLAAGKNLGTTHITNGCYRLHPVEWNIGEAAGALAAHCLANSLTPEQVRGDAGRLEDFQRELVADGFELAWPEVKGY; encoded by the coding sequence CTGCGCACCGACATCCTGATCGTCGGCGGAGGTGTGGGCGGGGTCGCGGCGGCTCTGGCGGCGCTGCGACGCGGCCGCTCGGTGATCGTGACCGAGGAGTACGACTGGCTCGGCGGGCAGCTCACCAGCCAGGCCGTCCCACCCGACGAGCACCCGTGGATCGAGCAGTTCGGCTGCACCCGCTCGTATCGCGCGTTCCGTGACGGCGTGCGCGACCACTACCGGACCTGGTATCCGCTCACCGCGGCCGCACGCCGTCGGGCCGACCTGAACCCGGGCCTGGGTCGGGTGAGCCGGCTGTGCCACGAGCCGAGGGCCGCCCTGTCCGTGCTCGAGGCCATGCTCGCCCCGTACCGCTCCGCCGGTACGTTGCGGGTCCTGACCGGCCGGCGTCCCGTCGCCGCCCGGACCGACGGCGACCGCGTCAGCGCCGTCACCGTCGTCGGCCGCGACGGAGCGGAGCACACCATCGAGGCGGCGTACGTCCTGGACGCCACCGAGCTCGGCGACCTGCTGCCGCTGGCCGGGGTCGAGCACGGCATCGGCTTCGAGGCCCAGTCGGAGACCGGCGAGCCGAGTGCGCCGAGCGAGGCCCAGCCGCTCAACCAGCAGGCGTTCTCGTGGGTGTTCGCCGTCGAGCACCTCGAGGGCGAGGACCACACGATCGACCGCCCCGATCAGTACGGCTTCTGGCACGACTACCAGCCGGACTTCTGGCCGGATCGCCTGCTCAGCCTCACCGCGCCCGACCCGCGCACGCTGGAGCCGCTCACCCGGACGTTCGTGCCCCACGCTCCTGCCGGCCCGGTGGTGGCCGACCAGAGCAAGGACCCCGGCGACCGCGACCTGTGGCTGTTCCGCCGGATCCTCGCCCGAGAGCAGTACGAGCCGGGCTTCGCGGCGAGCGACGTCACCGTCGTCAACTGGCCGATGATCGACTACCTGCCCGGCCCGCTGGTCGGTGTCCCGGACAACGAGCGCGTCGAGCACCTGGAAGGTGCCCGGCAGCTGTCGCTGAGCATGCTCTTCTGGCTGCAGACCGAGGCGCCGCGGCCCGACGGCGGCGCGGGCTGGCCGGGGCTGCGGCTGCGACCCGACCTCATGGGCACCGACGACGGCCTGGCCATGGCGCCGTACATCCGCGAGTCCCGCCGCATCAAGGCACGGACGACCGTCGCCGAACAGGACCTGTCGATGACAGTCCGCGGCGATGCCGGCGCCGTGCGCTACCCGGACTCCGTCGGCATCGGGATGTACCGGATCGACCTGCACCCGTCGACCGGCGGCGACACCTACCTCGACGTGCCCAGCAGCCCGTTCCAGATCCCGCTCGGCGCGCTGCTGCCGATCCGCGTGGAAAACCTGCTGGCCGCCGGGAAGAACCTCGGCACGACGCACATCACCAACGGCTGCTATCGCCTGCACCCCGTCGAGTGGAACATCGGCGAGGCCGCGGGCGCCCTGGCCGCGCACTGCCTGGCCAACTCCCTCACCCCCGAGCAGGTGCGCGGCGACGCCGGCCGGCTCGAGGACTTCCAGCGCGAACTGGTCGCCGACGGGTTCGAGCTCGCCTGGCCCGAGGTCAAGGGCTACTGA
- a CDS encoding LacI family DNA-binding transcriptional regulator, translating to MAAQRRRPTQVDIARRVGVSQATVSLVISGGAASEQVAEGTRRAVLEAAAELGYTVNAAARRLKGGRNRMLGLYTFEPVFPVGQRDFYFPFLLGVEEATAEYGYDLLLFSSASSGGDRRIYAGGVNRLKVADGCVLLGRHLHRDDLAALVQEDFPFVFVGRREVPGAELSYVAADYVGATSDMVGELARLGHRRLAYLKLSDGQEPSQDREAGFLRGLGETGIPAGECHTHVVDDPGSVTGDLLRGWLSDGVTALLVEPSEDDSTIAAVERAAEEAGVRIPEDCSVVLLGDPALGENARDWTRFSLHREQMGREAVRLLLDLLDDEDGAPRQLSVACTPIAGDSVAAPPKGSSR from the coding sequence ATGGCAGCGCAACGACGGCGACCCACCCAGGTGGACATAGCCCGTCGCGTCGGCGTGTCGCAGGCGACGGTGTCGCTGGTGATCAGTGGCGGCGCGGCCAGCGAGCAGGTCGCCGAGGGCACGCGCCGGGCCGTGCTCGAGGCGGCCGCGGAACTGGGCTATACGGTCAACGCGGCGGCGCGCAGGCTCAAGGGCGGGCGCAATCGCATGCTGGGCCTCTATACGTTCGAACCCGTATTTCCGGTCGGTCAGAGGGACTTTTACTTTCCGTTCCTCCTCGGTGTGGAAGAGGCGACGGCCGAATATGGCTACGATCTGCTGTTGTTCAGCTCGGCGAGCTCCGGAGGCGATCGCCGCATCTATGCGGGAGGCGTCAACCGGCTGAAGGTGGCCGACGGTTGCGTGCTCCTCGGGCGCCATTTGCATCGAGATGATCTGGCCGCGCTGGTGCAGGAGGACTTCCCGTTCGTGTTCGTCGGCCGGCGTGAGGTTCCCGGCGCGGAGCTGTCCTACGTCGCAGCGGACTACGTGGGCGCCACCAGCGACATGGTCGGGGAGCTGGCCCGGCTCGGGCACCGCCGTCTGGCGTACCTGAAGCTGAGCGACGGGCAGGAGCCGAGCCAGGACCGCGAGGCCGGCTTCCTGCGAGGCCTCGGCGAGACCGGGATCCCGGCCGGCGAGTGCCACACCCACGTGGTCGACGACCCGGGCTCCGTGACCGGCGACCTGCTGCGCGGCTGGCTGTCCGACGGCGTCACGGCACTGCTGGTCGAACCCAGCGAGGACGACTCCACCATCGCCGCGGTGGAACGTGCCGCCGAGGAGGCCGGCGTCCGCATCCCCGAGGACTGCTCGGTCGTGCTCCTCGGCGACCCGGCGCTCGGCGAGAACGCGCGCGACTGGACCCGGTTCTCGCTGCACCGCGAGCAGATGGGACGAGAGGCCGTCCGACTGCTCCTCGACCTGCTCGACGACGAGGACGGCGCCCCCCGGCAGCTGAGCGTCGCCTGCACGCCCATCGCCGGCGACTCGGTCGCCGCGCCGCCGAAGGGATCGTCGCGATGA
- a CDS encoding ABC transporter permease: MTQSDILLTEAAPGPAAPPGPRRRRRPLSAIPYVIIGIYVLAAAIGPFLIDYDPVATEVTERLLPPGSATGSGTAWLGTDAVGRDVLAQVVYGARTSFIIGISVVALCGLIGVALGAIAGYSGGLSDAVISRTVDILMAFPGILLAIVIAGLLERGMNVVIIALSVGGWVGFARLSRSITMSTRERDWVDAARIMGLSKSATLTRHIVPFLTGSVVALATIELASAVLSEAALSFLGLGLPPHIVSWGQAIAGGREHLGTAWWITVFPGIALTVLVICIGLVGDRLTRRFTRQRD, translated from the coding sequence ATGACCCAGTCGGACATCCTGCTCACCGAGGCCGCGCCGGGTCCGGCGGCGCCGCCCGGCCCCCGCCGGCGCCGCCGCCCACTCTCGGCGATCCCGTACGTGATCATCGGCATCTACGTGCTCGCGGCGGCGATCGGCCCGTTCCTGATCGACTACGACCCGGTAGCCACCGAGGTCACCGAGCGCCTCCTGCCTCCGGGATCGGCGACGGGGTCGGGTACCGCCTGGCTGGGCACCGACGCCGTCGGCAGGGACGTCCTGGCCCAGGTGGTCTACGGCGCGAGGACGTCGTTCATCATCGGCATCTCGGTCGTCGCGCTGTGCGGCCTGATCGGTGTCGCGCTGGGCGCGATCGCGGGATACTCGGGCGGGCTGTCCGACGCGGTCATCTCACGGACCGTCGACATCCTGATGGCCTTCCCCGGCATCCTGCTCGCGATCGTCATCGCCGGTCTGCTCGAGCGCGGTATGAACGTCGTGATCATCGCGTTGTCGGTGGGGGGCTGGGTCGGCTTCGCCCGGCTGTCGCGCAGCATCACGATGTCCACCCGGGAGCGCGACTGGGTCGATGCCGCCCGGATCATGGGCCTCTCCAAGTCCGCGACCCTGACCCGTCACATCGTGCCGTTCCTGACCGGATCGGTCGTCGCCCTGGCCACCATCGAGCTCGCATCGGCGGTGCTGTCCGAGGCCGCCCTCAGCTTCCTCGGCCTGGGCCTCCCTCCGCACATCGTCTCGTGGGGACAGGCCATCGCGGGTGGCCGGGAGCACCTGGGCACGGCCTGGTGGATCACGGTCTTCCCCGGCATCGCGCTCACCGTCCTGGTCATCTGCATCGGGCTGGTCGGCGACAGGCTCACCCGGCGGTTCACGCGTCAGCGGGACTAG
- a CDS encoding ABC transporter permease, with protein MSYFVIKRLAIGLLTIWGVVTAVFVVVRLAPGDQATVALGPDATPAELEALRSSLGLDRPLPLQYLSYLGDVVRLDFGESYRFGRPAMDQVIERFPATVQLTLAATAMAIVFGLILGVVAGKKPGSALDRAVSTVALGLQALPPFWVGIMFILIFALQLQVLPSAGGGSLANLVLPAVTLSIPFTALVARMTRSGVAETMSEAFVLTARSKGLTETQVLTGHVVKNSLIPVVTVVGLQVGTLLGGAVIIETVFAWPGLGSLLVGAVGNRDYAVVQAATVLIGLCVIVLNLAADIVNAKLDPRIRLEARR; from the coding sequence ATGAGCTACTTCGTCATCAAGCGGCTGGCGATCGGCCTGCTCACCATCTGGGGCGTCGTCACCGCGGTCTTCGTCGTCGTCAGGCTCGCCCCCGGCGACCAGGCCACCGTGGCGCTCGGCCCGGACGCGACCCCGGCGGAGCTCGAGGCGCTGCGGAGCAGCCTCGGCCTCGACCGGCCGCTCCCGCTGCAGTACCTCTCCTACCTCGGCGACGTCGTGCGGCTCGACTTCGGCGAGTCCTACCGCTTCGGCCGCCCGGCGATGGACCAGGTGATCGAGCGCTTCCCGGCGACCGTCCAGCTCACGTTGGCCGCCACTGCCATGGCGATCGTCTTCGGCCTGATCCTGGGAGTCGTCGCCGGCAAGAAGCCGGGGAGCGCGCTGGACCGGGCGGTCTCCACGGTCGCCCTCGGCCTGCAGGCACTGCCGCCGTTCTGGGTCGGGATCATGTTCATCCTGATCTTCGCGTTGCAGCTCCAGGTGCTGCCCAGCGCCGGCGGCGGCAGCCTCGCCAATCTCGTCCTGCCGGCGGTCACGCTGTCGATCCCGTTCACCGCGCTGGTGGCGCGCATGACCCGCAGCGGCGTGGCCGAGACCATGTCCGAGGCCTTCGTCCTGACCGCGCGGTCGAAGGGCCTCACCGAGACGCAGGTGCTCACCGGCCACGTCGTGAAGAACTCGCTCATCCCCGTGGTGACGGTGGTCGGCCTGCAGGTCGGGACGCTGCTCGGGGGCGCGGTGATCATCGAGACGGTGTTCGCCTGGCCGGGCCTCGGATCGCTGCTCGTCGGCGCGGTCGGCAACCGTGACTACGCGGTCGTCCAGGCGGCCACCGTCCTGATCGGGCTGTGCGTGATCGTCCTCAACCTGGCCGCCGACATCGTCAACGCCAAGCTCGACCCCCGCATCCGGCTGGAGGCGCGCCGATGA
- a CDS encoding IS256 family transposase, which produces MTVRTSIDPARLLEEQLAQASPDLLRELLQTFINTLLSAEADAVCGAQYGTTSPERVNRRNGYRHRDFDTRAGTIDVAVPKLRQGSYFPEWLLERRKRAERALTSVVATCYLLGVSTRRMDKLVQSLGITALSKSQVSEMAKDLDAHVEQFRTRSLADAGPFTFVAADALVLKVREGGRVVAVHALVATGVNADGHREILGIHVTTSEDGAGWLAFCRDLTARGLTGVKLVTSDAHRGLTSAIEATLPGAAWQRCRTHYAANLMSATPKNSWGWVKALLHSIYDQPDAESVHAQFDRVVDALTEKLPAVADHLEHARADILAFTAFPKEIWRQIWSNNPNERLNREIRRRTDVVGIFPDRPSIIRLVGAVLAEQHDEWAEGRRYLGLDVLTRSQAVATAEQEVTDEELTLQAITA; this is translated from the coding sequence ATGACCGTCAGGACCAGTATCGACCCTGCCCGCCTGCTCGAGGAACAGCTGGCCCAGGCCAGCCCGGATCTGTTGCGCGAGTTGCTGCAGACGTTCATCAACACGCTGTTGTCGGCCGAGGCTGACGCGGTGTGTGGTGCGCAGTACGGCACGACCAGCCCGGAGCGGGTGAACCGGCGGAACGGCTACCGGCACCGCGACTTCGACACCCGTGCCGGCACGATCGATGTCGCGGTGCCCAAGCTGCGTCAGGGGTCCTACTTCCCCGAGTGGCTGCTCGAGCGCAGGAAGCGGGCCGAGCGGGCACTCACCTCGGTGGTGGCGACCTGCTACCTGCTCGGGGTGTCCACCCGGCGGATGGACAAGCTGGTGCAGTCGTTGGGCATCACGGCCCTGTCGAAGTCGCAGGTTTCGGAGATGGCCAAGGACCTCGACGCGCACGTGGAGCAGTTCCGCACCCGCTCGCTGGCCGACGCCGGGCCGTTCACGTTCGTCGCCGCCGACGCACTCGTGCTCAAGGTCCGCGAGGGTGGCCGGGTCGTCGCAGTCCACGCGCTGGTCGCGACCGGCGTGAACGCCGACGGGCACCGCGAGATCCTCGGCATCCACGTGACCACCAGCGAGGACGGCGCCGGCTGGCTCGCCTTCTGCAGAGATCTGACCGCCCGCGGCCTCACGGGGGTCAAGCTCGTCACGTCCGATGCCCACCGCGGGCTGACCTCCGCGATCGAGGCGACTCTGCCGGGTGCGGCCTGGCAACGCTGCCGCACCCACTACGCCGCCAACCTCATGTCAGCGACACCGAAGAACTCGTGGGGCTGGGTCAAGGCCCTGCTGCACTCCATCTACGACCAGCCCGACGCCGAGTCGGTGCATGCCCAGTTCGACCGCGTCGTCGACGCCCTGACCGAGAAACTCCCCGCCGTCGCTGACCACCTCGAACACGCTCGCGCCGACATCCTGGCCTTCACCGCGTTCCCCAAGGAGATCTGGCGACAAATCTGGTCGAACAACCCCAACGAGCGCCTCAACCGCGAGATCCGCCGCCGCACCGACGTGGTCGGGATCTTCCCCGACCGGCCCTCGATCATCCGCCTCGTCGGCGCCGTCCTGGCCGAACAGCACGACGAGTGGGCCGAAGGCCGCCGCTACCTCGGACTCGACGTCCTCACCCGCTCCCAGGCCGTCGCAACAGCCGAGCAGGAGGTGACCGACGAGGAGCTGACCCTGCAAGCCATCACGGCCTGA
- a CDS encoding Imm52 family immunity protein, with translation MNVCSNSRNRSGLAWASCSSSRRAGSILVLTVIVGVLLRVGCERSLEGSPGGRHPHLQRHAHRDRYTTLPDVTSPAVDPAFASWFRKGRRVPAARDRVDLGETSLAQLLAANRNRKDSDGEIIEELGYYLGLWNGLEAGVGLMAKLGASHTDPGAMNHFVLELPPANEAPGLYRHETARAALDVITTSWAPDWATWSSSTLREAQGAPPRSPVLGWITFLSDRRRVDPDLSGVGVEKTHGGSLVTLPADVGASGASAMISIRKQVERSADLTPTP, from the coding sequence ATGAACGTCTGCAGCAACTCGCGCAACAGATCCGGGCTGGCCTGGGCCAGCTGTTCCTCGAGCAGGCGGGCAGGGTCGATACTGGTCCTGACGGTCATCGTTGGTGTCCTTCTTCGAGTCGGTTGTGAGAGATCACTCGAAGGATCACCCGGTGGCCGTCACCCACATCTACAGCGACACGCTCACCGGGATCGGTACACCACTCTGCCGGACGTCACTTCGCCGGCCGTCGACCCGGCTTTCGCATCATGGTTTCGCAAGGGACGCAGAGTTCCGGCCGCTCGAGATCGGGTGGATCTGGGGGAGACGTCGCTCGCGCAGTTGCTCGCCGCGAATCGCAACCGCAAGGATTCCGACGGAGAGATCATCGAGGAGCTGGGGTATTACCTGGGTCTGTGGAACGGATTGGAGGCCGGCGTCGGCCTGATGGCGAAGCTCGGGGCCTCCCACACCGATCCTGGCGCGATGAATCACTTCGTCCTGGAGTTGCCGCCGGCCAATGAGGCGCCTGGCCTCTATCGGCACGAGACCGCTCGCGCGGCGCTCGACGTGATCACGACCAGCTGGGCGCCCGACTGGGCGACGTGGTCGTCGTCGACGTTGCGGGAAGCCCAGGGGGCGCCTCCGAGGTCACCCGTCCTCGGCTGGATCACCTTCCTGTCCGATCGTCGCCGCGTGGACCCCGATCTCTCGGGTGTGGGTGTGGAGAAGACCCACGGGGGTTCTCTCGTGACCCTCCCCGCAGATGTGGGCGCGAGTGGTGCCTCAGCGATGATCAGCATTCGGAAGCAGGTCGAGAGATCCGCGGACCTCACGCCAACACCCTGA
- a CDS encoding oligopeptide/dipeptide ABC transporter ATP-binding protein — MTDQHSATVVAPAAGDPAPAPGAPLLRVEDLEVVLPSGATTGTVIDKVSFAVDAGRTTGLIGESGSGKTMSAMSIVGLLPPEAVTSGRVTWRSEDLLTAAPRRLRQVRGREIGVIFQDPLAALNPIQTVGRQIGEILRRGGMARQQVRVRVLELLDRVGIPDPDQRIDVYPHELSGGMRQRVMIAMALAGEPQLIIADEPTTALDVTTQARILRLLADLREQEHLALLLVSHDLRVMAHVADDVVVMYAGRVAERGPAREVLERPRHPYTRALANNVPAVSTRSAIAEPLQGAPANPFERPAGCAFHPRCPLAQDRCRTEVPVLREVEPGRFSACHRAEEVLP; from the coding sequence GTGACTGACCAGCACTCGGCCACCGTCGTGGCGCCCGCGGCAGGCGACCCGGCCCCCGCACCCGGAGCGCCCCTGCTCCGGGTCGAGGACCTCGAGGTCGTGCTGCCGTCGGGCGCCACGACCGGCACCGTGATCGACAAGGTGTCCTTCGCCGTGGACGCCGGCCGCACGACCGGCCTGATCGGGGAGTCCGGCAGCGGCAAGACGATGAGCGCCATGTCGATCGTCGGGCTGCTGCCGCCTGAGGCCGTCACCTCCGGCCGCGTCACCTGGAGGTCGGAGGACCTCCTCACCGCTGCTCCGCGCCGGCTCCGGCAGGTCCGGGGGCGGGAGATCGGCGTGATCTTCCAGGACCCGCTGGCTGCCCTCAACCCGATCCAGACGGTCGGCCGGCAGATCGGCGAGATCCTGCGCCGCGGCGGCATGGCGCGTCAGCAGGTCCGAGTCAGGGTGCTGGAGCTGCTGGACCGGGTCGGCATCCCGGACCCGGACCAGCGGATCGACGTGTACCCGCACGAGCTGTCCGGCGGCATGCGCCAGCGGGTCATGATCGCGATGGCCCTGGCCGGGGAGCCGCAGCTGATCATCGCCGACGAGCCGACGACTGCCCTCGACGTCACGACCCAGGCGCGCATCCTGCGGCTGCTGGCCGACCTGCGCGAGCAGGAGCACCTGGCGCTGCTGCTGGTGAGCCACGACCTGCGGGTCATGGCGCACGTCGCCGACGACGTGGTGGTCATGTACGCCGGACGGGTCGCCGAGCGCGGCCCGGCGCGGGAGGTGCTGGAGCGCCCACGCCACCCGTACACCCGGGCGCTGGCCAACAACGTGCCGGCGGTCAGCACGAGGTCGGCGATCGCCGAGCCGTTGCAGGGGGCTCCGGCCAACCCGTTCGAACGGCCCGCCGGGTGTGCGTTCCATCCGCGCTGCCCGCTGGCGCAGGACCGCTGCCGTACCGAGGTGCCGGTGCTGCGCGAGGTCGAGCCGGGCCGGTTCAGCGCCTGCCATCGTGCCGAGGAGGTGCTGCCGTGA
- a CDS encoding alpha/beta hydrolase fold domain-containing protein yields the protein MREIPYRTVGGRTLLLHVSAPLEPSDSPAPTAVFYHGGGWERGDWTQFQPQAARLSALGMVSVLVEYRTEGPVAATEDAVAAMNAVFERSQDIGCDTERIVAIGGSAGGQLALATAVLDLPDGDDRHRPVALVLFNPVTDTTGDFPAGFGRRHFENDENARRHSPVHHVRAGIPPLLIMHGTADSAVHHENSMALVDEVRGRGGLAEIVLYAGRRHGFFNSAGVGIRGAGEDANADFEITTGEMIRFLRRTVVG from the coding sequence GTGCGCGAGATTCCGTACCGGACCGTCGGCGGCCGGACCCTGCTTCTCCACGTCTCGGCCCCGCTCGAGCCGAGTGACTCACCGGCTCCGACGGCGGTCTTCTACCACGGTGGTGGCTGGGAACGAGGGGACTGGACGCAGTTCCAGCCGCAGGCGGCTCGGCTCAGTGCGCTGGGTATGGTCTCGGTCCTGGTCGAGTACCGCACGGAGGGTCCGGTGGCGGCGACCGAGGACGCGGTGGCCGCGATGAACGCCGTCTTCGAGCGTTCTCAGGACATCGGGTGCGACACCGAGCGCATCGTCGCGATCGGCGGGTCGGCCGGCGGGCAGCTGGCACTGGCGACGGCCGTGCTCGACCTGCCGGACGGCGACGACCGTCATCGGCCGGTGGCCCTCGTGCTCTTCAACCCGGTCACGGACACGACCGGAGACTTCCCGGCCGGATTCGGCAGGCGGCATTTCGAGAATGACGAGAACGCCCGTCGGCATTCACCGGTGCATCATGTCCGCGCGGGAATTCCGCCGCTGTTGATCATGCATGGGACGGCTGATTCCGCCGTTCATCACGAGAACTCGATGGCGCTGGTCGACGAGGTGAGGGGCCGCGGCGGCCTGGCCGAGATCGTGCTCTATGCCGGCCGGCGGCACGGGTTCTTCAATTCCGCGGGCGTGGGAATTCGCGGAGCCGGCGAAGACGCCAATGCAGATTTCGAGATCACGACCGGCGAGATGATCCGTTTCCTCCGCCGCACGGTCGTCGGCTGA
- a CDS encoding ABC transporter substrate-binding protein, translating into MTFRTRRPLASAAGALALLIVAAACSSSDDPASETGDSVAAGGDLTVAGPIPIENLDPHGPASMDAGTQLAARAIFSQLVVSTGSGEFEGELAESWEPNADASEWTFTLREGVEFSDGTPVTAADVVASFERVLAGEGPLAGNFGGYTVAAPDESTVVFTSAAPDAAFLGKISSFFVTPQAAAEAGFFQEPIGSGPFVVESFEPGATLRLTPNAGYWDGEPALDSLEFQSIPEVAARMTALQTGEVDVTWSMPDDQIAALKSDSDLTVETVPSPGVLTMWMNGSTPALQDPAVRRALWQAVDFEAIIASLYPETGTPADSPISPAVLGYAPQEPVEYDPEAAKAALDAAGFDYGTVIRWQFSQANFRNFVDAVVSDLADIGVTVEPQEKEQAVFLEDLLALNWDMNLQQLGSQGYDAATNLGRLYTCEANRMGYCNEDLDRILAEAGSTSDTAQREELYAQAIEIIWNDGVGMYPMFVEQPYAWRSGVEGFEPVSDGVPYFDEVTVSGD; encoded by the coding sequence ATGACGTTCCGTACCCGGCGACCACTCGCCTCGGCGGCAGGCGCCCTCGCACTGCTCATCGTGGCTGCCGCCTGCTCCTCCTCCGACGACCCGGCATCGGAGACCGGTGACTCCGTCGCGGCCGGCGGCGACCTGACCGTCGCCGGGCCGATCCCGATCGAGAACCTCGACCCCCACGGGCCGGCGAGCATGGACGCCGGCACCCAGCTCGCGGCCCGGGCGATCTTCAGCCAGCTCGTCGTCAGCACGGGGTCCGGAGAGTTCGAGGGCGAGCTCGCGGAGTCGTGGGAGCCCAACGCCGACGCCAGCGAGTGGACCTTCACGTTGCGCGAGGGCGTCGAGTTCTCCGACGGCACACCCGTGACGGCGGCCGACGTCGTGGCGTCGTTCGAGCGCGTCCTGGCGGGGGAGGGGCCGCTGGCCGGCAACTTCGGCGGGTACACCGTCGCCGCTCCCGACGAGTCGACGGTCGTGTTCACGTCCGCGGCGCCGGACGCCGCGTTCCTCGGCAAGATCTCGTCGTTCTTCGTCACGCCGCAGGCCGCAGCCGAGGCGGGCTTCTTCCAGGAGCCGATCGGGTCCGGCCCGTTCGTCGTGGAGTCGTTCGAGCCCGGAGCCACGCTCCGGCTCACCCCGAACGCCGGCTACTGGGACGGCGAGCCGGCCCTGGACTCGCTGGAGTTCCAGTCGATCCCCGAGGTGGCGGCGCGGATGACGGCGCTGCAGACCGGCGAGGTCGACGTCACCTGGAGCATGCCCGACGACCAGATCGCCGCGCTGAAGTCCGACTCCGACCTCACCGTCGAGACCGTCCCCAGCCCGGGCGTCCTCACGATGTGGATGAACGGCTCCACCCCGGCCCTGCAGGACCCGGCCGTCCGGCGGGCGCTCTGGCAGGCGGTCGACTTCGAGGCGATCATCGCATCGCTCTACCCCGAGACCGGGACGCCGGCGGACTCGCCGATCAGCCCCGCCGTGCTCGGCTATGCGCCGCAGGAGCCGGTGGAGTACGACCCGGAGGCGGCCAAGGCGGCGCTGGACGCGGCCGGGTTCGACTACGGCACCGTGATCCGCTGGCAGTTCTCGCAGGCCAACTTCCGCAACTTCGTCGACGCGGTGGTCTCGGACCTGGCCGACATCGGCGTGACAGTCGAGCCGCAGGAGAAGGAGCAGGCCGTCTTCCTCGAGGACCTGCTGGCACTGAACTGGGACATGAACCTGCAGCAGCTGGGGTCGCAGGGGTACGACGCGGCGACCAACCTGGGCCGTCTCTACACCTGCGAGGCGAACCGCATGGGCTACTGCAACGAGGACCTCGACCGGATCCTCGCCGAGGCCGGCTCGACCAGCGACACGGCACAGCGCGAGGAGCTGTACGCGCAGGCGATCGAGATCATCTGGAACGACGGGGTCGGCATGTACCCGATGTTCGTCGAGCAGCCGTATGCGTGGCGGAGCGGTGTCGAGGGATTCGAGCCCGTCTCGGACGGCGTGCCCTACTTCGACGAGGTCACGGTCTCGGGTGACTGA